The following coding sequences lie in one Mycobacterium gordonae genomic window:
- a CDS encoding BKACE family enzyme, producing the protein MGPVIIECAINGATAKAANPHVPVDPSEITRDALACIEAGAAIVHNHIDRYGISVEQAAERYLQGWRPILAARPDALLYPTIHFGEGFSISYEHLIPLAAAGMRVGLADPGSVNLGGTDADGVPTGDLIYRNSFDTIGRAFEICHQTGLGPSLAIYEPGFLRATLAWWRAGRLPRGAMIKLYFSTELGYLGAPFGLPPTARALDAYLELLDGCDLPWAVSVVGGDLCASPVAELALQRGGHLHLGLEFYRGERTPTNVELVAEAVGLCRRFGRAVATPEQAAHILGLL; encoded by the coding sequence GTGGGTCCCGTCATCATCGAGTGCGCCATCAACGGCGCCACTGCCAAGGCGGCCAATCCTCATGTGCCGGTTGACCCTTCGGAGATCACCAGGGACGCTCTGGCCTGCATCGAGGCGGGTGCGGCCATTGTCCACAACCACATCGACCGCTACGGCATCAGCGTCGAGCAGGCCGCGGAGCGCTACCTGCAGGGCTGGCGACCGATCCTGGCTGCCCGGCCCGACGCCCTGCTGTACCCGACCATCCACTTCGGCGAGGGCTTCTCCATCTCCTACGAACACCTCATCCCGCTCGCCGCGGCCGGGATGCGCGTCGGGCTCGCCGACCCCGGATCGGTCAACCTGGGTGGCACCGACGCCGACGGCGTACCCACCGGAGATCTGATCTACCGCAACTCATTTGACACGATCGGCCGGGCATTCGAGATCTGCCACCAAACGGGACTGGGCCCGAGCCTGGCGATCTATGAACCCGGCTTCCTGCGGGCCACGCTGGCCTGGTGGCGGGCGGGGCGGTTACCGCGCGGCGCCATGATCAAGCTCTACTTCTCCACCGAACTCGGTTATCTGGGAGCGCCATTCGGGCTACCCCCGACCGCGCGCGCGTTGGATGCCTACCTGGAATTGCTGGACGGATGCGATCTTCCTTGGGCAGTCTCCGTCGTCGGTGGTGACCTCTGCGCCAGCCCGGTGGCCGAGCTCGCGCTGCAGCGCGGCGGACATCTGCACCTGGGGCTGGAGTTCTATCGCGGCGAGCGCACCCCGACCAATGTGGAACTGGTCGCCGAGGCCGTGGGTCTCTGTAGACGGTTCGGTCGCGCCGTGGCCACGCCCGAGCAGGCCGCGCACATTCTCGGATTGCTGTAG
- a CDS encoding PE domain-containing protein has translation MSVFPELLAAASGDVAAIGAAVRSVSATAGPATAGVLPAAADEVSVAVSEWFGGFGREFQALSVQAGLAHERFTQMLGAAAVAYAGAEAANVAVIDGVQESMLGAVNAPARALFGRPLIGNGADGAPGSGQAGMDGGLLWGSGGAGGSGAAGQAGGNGGSAGLFGNGGAGGTGGSGVNGAVGAAGDAGGAGGWLVGSGGAGGIGGVGGDSLIGATAAGGTGGAGGAGRALFFGSGGAGGAGGAGVNGGTGGNGGAGGAGGWLFGSGGAGGTGGIGGDHLTGVGGSGGNGGDGGVGRALLYGPGGAGGSGGTGEQGATGAAGIGSGAVGGTGLAGGGGGQGGAGGASWGLFSTGGAGGVGGSGGIGGFGGIGGASTVFTAVGGVGGVGGTGGDGGGGGRGGAGGLFGSGLLGWEGAPGATGVGGAGGIGGNGGQGGAMIAGFRSGIGGAGDPGGAPTGQFGGVGGTGGTAGSGGTVTTIHDPRFNHPSAIAANPGGDVYVTNRGNTLVVAIDPSTNTVVTGISLPTTPWGVAVDPNGYVYVSSNTGGYVTLIDPSTNTVTGQPITVGSGPSAVAFDADGYIWVTNSGSNTVSGIQTDTNQVSYTVPVGSLPNAVAAGNGNVYVANALGDSVTVINTSTGITTTNVEDLPVGVAVHPNGNVYVTNNGSDTVSVIDTSNVVIDTFDVPDAPTGIAISQQTGHIFVASGSAGVVTVIDPTTNTSLGAIGVGNSATGIAIDPATGSIYVTNFADNTVSVISG, from the coding sequence ATGAGTGTGTTTCCGGAATTGTTAGCTGCAGCGTCGGGTGATGTGGCGGCGATCGGCGCTGCGGTGAGGTCGGTGTCGGCGACGGCGGGTCCGGCGACGGCGGGTGTGTTGCCGGCGGCTGCTGATGAGGTGTCGGTGGCGGTGTCGGAGTGGTTTGGTGGGTTTGGGCGGGAGTTTCAGGCGCTCAGTGTGCAGGCGGGGTTGGCTCATGAGCGGTTTACGCAGATGCTTGGTGCGGCCGCGGTGGCGTATGCGGGGGCTGAGGCCGCCAATGTCGCGGTCATAGACGGTGTGCAGGAGTCGATGTTGGGAGCGGTGAATGCGCCCGCACGGGCGTTGTTCGGGCGGCCTTTGATCGGCAATGGGGCTGACGGGGCGCCCGGGAGTGGGCAGGCTGGTATGGATGGCGGCTTGTTGTGGGGCAGTGGCGGTGCTGGGGGCTCGGGGGCGGCGGGGCAAGCGGGCGGTAATGGTGGGTCTGCGGGACTATTCGGTAACGGTGGAGCTGGTGGTACCGGTGGGTCTGGTGTCAACGGCGCAGTCGGCGCGGCTGGGGATGCCGGTGGTGCCGGCGGATGGCTGGTCGGCTCTGGCGGGGCGGGGGGTATCGGCGGAGTTGGTGGCGACAGTCTGATCGGTGCCACCGCCGCCGGCGGCACCGGTGGCGCCGGCGGTGCCGGTCGGGCGCTGTTCTTCGGGTCGGGCGGGGCCGGAGGGGCCGGCGGGGCCGGTGTCAATGGCGGAACTGGTGGAAACGGTGGGGCCGGAGGCGCAGGCGGCTGGTTGTTCGGCTCTGGCGGGGCCGGTGGCACCGGCGGGATAGGCGGGGACCACTTGACGGGGGTCGGCGGAAGTGGCGGCAACGGAGGCGACGGGGGTGTCGGGCGGGCGCTGTTGTATGGGCCGGGCGGCGCCGGTGGCTCAGGCGGAACCGGCGAGCAGGGCGCGACCGGTGCTGCCGGCATTGGTTCCGGTGCAGTTGGTGGCACTGGTCTAGCTGGAGGCGGGGGCGGTCAGGGCGGGGCAGGGGGAGCAAGCTGGGGATTGTTCTCTACCGGTGGTGCTGGTGGCGTCGGTGGTAGCGGTGGGATTGGGGGTTTTGGCGGGATCGGTGGAGCGAGCACGGTATTCACCGCGGTCGGCGGGGTCGGCGGGGTCGGTGGTACGGGCGGCGACGGTGGGGGCGGTGGCCGCGGCGGGGCCGGCGGATTATTCGGGTCGGGCTTACTTGGCTGGGAAGGGGCTCCGGGTGCCACCGGTGTGGGCGGTGCCGGCGGGATCGGCGGTAACGGCGGTCAAGGCGGGGCGATGATCGCCGGCTTCAGGAGCGGCATCGGCGGCGCAGGCGATCCCGGCGGCGCACCGACCGGGCAGTTCGGTGGGGTCGGCGGAACCGGTGGGACGGCGGGCTCAGGCGGCACCGTGACGACGATTCACGATCCTCGTTTCAATCACCCCTCCGCGATAGCCGCCAACCCAGGTGGCGACGTCTACGTGACGAATCGTGGCAACACCTTGGTGGTGGCGATCGATCCCAGCACTAATACTGTGGTCACCGGAATCTCCCTCCCCACTACACCGTGGGGGGTAGCCGTTGACCCGAATGGCTACGTCTACGTCAGTAGCAACACCGGTGGTTATGTGACTTTGATCGATCCCAGCACCAACACAGTCACCGGACAACCCATTACAGTCGGCTCCGGCCCGTCCGCTGTGGCCTTCGACGCAGATGGCTACATCTGGGTGACCAACAGCGGTAGCAACACGGTCTCGGGTATCCAGACCGACACCAACCAAGTTTCCTACACCGTACCGGTCGGTAGCTTGCCGAACGCTGTGGCGGCGGGCAATGGCAACGTTTACGTTGCCAACGCCCTAGGAGACTCGGTGACAGTGATCAATACCAGCACCGGCATCACTACCACTAACGTTGAGGACCTACCAGTCGGGGTAGCGGTCCATCCGAATGGGAACGTATACGTCACCAACAATGGAAGCGACACGGTGTCGGTAATCGATACTTCCAACGTTGTCATCGATACGTTCGATGTCCCCGACGCGCCGACCGGAATCGCCATTAGCCAACAAACTGGGCATATTTTTGTCGCCAGCGGCAGTGCCGGGGTGGTGACGGTCATCGACCCGACTACCAACACCAGCCTCGGCGCCATCGGCGTCGGGAACTCGGCGACAGGGATAGCGATCGACCCCGCCACCGGCTCAATCTATGTCACCAACTTTGCCGACAATACGGTGTCGGTGATCAGCGGCTAG
- a CDS encoding DUF302 domain-containing protein, producing the protein MDGPDETRFEGVRVRYGSTKSYHEVVTALLADIGDQPVPIADIMATSGDWESFARNVEAYEGPSGFMLFALIDHGAWIRHADLHRKALRVILGNPLIAVTMLRHDVTVGLFAPVEILILDEPDGSSLTYVKPSSLMVLEPNPELLTAAERLDAKLAAVAAKVTSGSLSERRAP; encoded by the coding sequence GTGGACGGGCCCGACGAAACTCGGTTCGAGGGTGTGCGGGTGCGCTACGGCAGCACCAAGAGTTACCACGAGGTGGTCACCGCGTTGCTCGCCGACATCGGCGACCAACCGGTGCCCATCGCGGACATCATGGCAACCTCGGGCGACTGGGAATCGTTCGCGCGCAACGTCGAAGCCTACGAGGGCCCCAGCGGATTCATGCTCTTCGCGCTGATCGACCATGGGGCCTGGATCCGCCACGCCGATCTGCACCGCAAGGCGCTGCGCGTCATCCTCGGCAACCCGCTGATCGCCGTCACCATGTTGCGCCACGACGTCACCGTCGGATTGTTCGCCCCGGTCGAGATCCTCATACTCGACGAACCGGACGGCAGCAGCCTGACCTACGTCAAGCCGTCGTCGCTGATGGTCCTCGAACCCAATCCCGAGTTACTCACCGCCGCAGAGAGACTCGACGCCAAGCTGGCTGCAGTCGCGGCCAAGGTGACCAGCGGCTCACTTTCTGAGCGACGAGCTCCCTAA
- a CDS encoding thiolase family protein → MTRDAVIVGAVRTPVGKGKASGALHDVLPADLLAHSLREVVARTGIDPVQVDDVIAGAVTQVGDQAVNVARNALLGAGFPESVPGTTVDRQCGSSQQAISFAAQGVIAGAYDIVIAGGVESMSRVPMGTSVLPGSNPFGDDMTRRYPDGLVPQGISAELIAAKWGFSRAQLDDFSAASHEKAARATKDGLFDNELIPIPGLSTDEIIRPGTTVDSLAGLRPAFYSEATAARFPQISWHITPGNSSPLSDGSAAVMITSSEVAGKLGLRPLARIHTATAVGSDPLYMLTGVIPATERVLQRAGLTLADIDLFEVNEAFAPVVLAWAHDTGADLAKTNVNGGAIAIGHPLGASGARIMTTLVNALEQRGARYGLQTMCEGGGMANATIIERLG, encoded by the coding sequence ATGACCCGTGACGCCGTGATCGTCGGCGCTGTTCGCACCCCCGTCGGCAAGGGAAAAGCCAGCGGTGCGCTGCATGACGTGCTGCCGGCCGACCTGCTGGCGCACAGCCTGCGCGAGGTGGTGGCCCGTACCGGCATCGACCCGGTGCAGGTCGACGACGTGATTGCCGGCGCCGTCACCCAGGTCGGCGACCAGGCCGTCAACGTCGCCCGTAACGCGTTGCTGGGGGCGGGTTTTCCCGAGTCGGTGCCCGGCACCACGGTCGACCGGCAATGCGGCAGCAGCCAGCAGGCGATCAGCTTCGCCGCCCAGGGTGTCATCGCCGGCGCCTACGACATCGTCATCGCCGGCGGCGTGGAGTCGATGAGCCGGGTGCCGATGGGCACGTCGGTATTGCCGGGCAGCAACCCGTTCGGCGACGACATGACCCGCCGCTACCCCGACGGACTGGTGCCACAGGGCATCAGCGCCGAACTGATCGCGGCGAAGTGGGGCTTCTCCCGCGCCCAGCTCGACGATTTCTCCGCTGCCAGCCACGAGAAGGCCGCCCGAGCCACCAAAGACGGGCTGTTCGACAACGAACTGATCCCGATCCCGGGGCTGTCCACCGATGAGATCATCCGGCCCGGCACCACCGTCGACTCGTTGGCCGGGCTGCGGCCGGCGTTCTACAGCGAGGCGACGGCAGCACGGTTCCCGCAGATCAGCTGGCACATCACGCCGGGCAACTCCTCGCCGCTGTCCGACGGCAGTGCCGCGGTGATGATCACCAGCAGCGAGGTGGCCGGGAAGCTGGGCCTGCGGCCGCTGGCCCGCATCCACACCGCCACCGCCGTGGGCTCCGACCCGCTCTACATGCTGACCGGCGTCATCCCGGCGACGGAACGGGTGCTGCAGCGCGCGGGTTTGACGCTGGCCGACATCGACCTGTTCGAGGTGAACGAGGCTTTCGCCCCGGTGGTGCTGGCATGGGCGCACGACACCGGAGCGGATCTGGCCAAGACAAACGTCAACGGCGGTGCGATCGCGATCGGTCACCCGCTGGGCGCCAGTGGCGCCCGCATCATGACGACCCTGGTGAATGCGCTGGAGCAGCGCGGCGCCCGGTACGGGTTGCAGACGATGTGCGAGGGCGGCGGGATGGCCAATGCCACCATCATCGAACGGCTCGGGTAG
- a CDS encoding winged helix-turn-helix transcriptional regulator, whose product MTMLQGRLADRDSWSAVGECAIEKTMAVVGTKSAMLIMREAYYGTTRFDDFARRVGITKAATSARLAELVALGLLERRPYRDPGQRSRDEYVLTGSGIEFMPVVWSLFQWGQRHLPGRHRQLRLTHLGCRADVEVELRCAEGHLVPPDELGMRVVKSP is encoded by the coding sequence GTGACAATGCTGCAGGGCCGGCTGGCCGATCGGGATTCGTGGTCGGCAGTCGGGGAGTGTGCGATCGAGAAGACAATGGCTGTGGTGGGCACCAAGTCCGCGATGCTGATCATGCGCGAGGCCTACTACGGCACCACCCGGTTCGACGACTTCGCCCGCCGGGTGGGCATCACCAAGGCCGCCACCTCGGCGCGCCTGGCTGAACTCGTCGCTCTCGGACTGCTGGAACGCCGGCCCTACCGGGACCCCGGGCAGCGCAGTCGCGACGAGTACGTGCTCACCGGGTCCGGTATCGAGTTCATGCCGGTGGTGTGGTCGTTGTTCCAGTGGGGGCAGCGGCACCTACCGGGGCGGCATCGGCAGTTACGGCTTACCCACCTGGGCTGTCGAGCCGATGTCGAGGTCGAACTGCGTTGCGCCGAAGGGCATCTGGTGCCGCCGGACGAGTTGGGTATGCGGGTGGTCAAGTCTCCCTGA
- the rsgA gene encoding ribosome small subunit-dependent GTPase A, giving the protein MRPGDYDESDVKVRSGKGSRPRTKTRPQHADAESAKVVSVDRGRWGCVLGGDPQRRVVAMRARELGRTPIVVGDDVDIVGDLSGRTDTLARIVRRGPRRTVLRRTADDTDPTERVVVANADQLLMVVALADPPPRSGLVDRALIAAYAGGLRPILCLTKTDLAPPEPFAEQFVDLDLTVVAAGVDDPLLAVADLLDDKVTVLLGHSGVGKSTLVNRLVPEADRAVGEVTDIGRGRHTSTQSVALPLAKGGWVIDTPGIRSFGLAHIQPDDVMKAFSDLSEAIEDCPRGCGHMGPPADPECALDALTGTAPRRITAARRLLATLRET; this is encoded by the coding sequence TTGAGACCTGGCGACTACGACGAGTCCGACGTCAAGGTCCGATCCGGCAAGGGATCGCGACCCCGAACCAAGACTCGTCCGCAGCACGCCGATGCCGAGTCCGCCAAGGTGGTCAGTGTCGACCGCGGCCGCTGGGGATGCGTGCTGGGCGGGGACCCGCAGCGCCGCGTCGTCGCCATGCGGGCCCGTGAGCTCGGCCGCACCCCGATCGTCGTCGGCGACGACGTCGACATCGTCGGTGACCTGTCCGGGCGCACCGACACCCTGGCCCGCATCGTCCGGCGCGGGCCCCGGCGAACGGTGTTGCGGCGCACCGCCGATGACACCGACCCGACCGAACGGGTGGTGGTCGCCAACGCCGACCAACTGCTGATGGTGGTGGCTTTGGCCGACCCGCCGCCGCGCAGCGGGCTGGTGGATCGCGCACTGATCGCCGCGTACGCGGGCGGGCTGCGGCCGATTCTGTGCCTGACCAAGACCGACCTCGCGCCACCCGAACCGTTCGCCGAGCAGTTCGTGGACCTGGATCTGACGGTAGTGGCCGCTGGTGTCGACGATCCGCTGCTGGCGGTGGCCGACCTGCTCGACGACAAGGTCACCGTGCTGCTGGGGCATTCCGGTGTGGGCAAGTCGACACTGGTGAATCGCCTTGTGCCCGAGGCGGACCGGGCGGTCGGCGAGGTGACGGATATCGGCCGCGGACGACATACCTCCACGCAATCCGTCGCGCTTCCCTTAGCCAAAGGCGGCTGGGTGATCGACACGCCCGGGATCCGCTCGTTCGGGCTCGCCCACATCCAGCCCGACGACGTGATGAAGGCGTTCTCCGACCTTTCCGAGGCCATCGAAGACTGTCCGCGCGGCTGCGGGCACATGGGACCGCCCGCCGACCCCGAATGCGCGTTGGATGCGCTCACCGGAACGGCGCCGCGCCGCATCACCGCCGCGCGACGGCTGCTGGCCACCCTCAGGGAGACTTGA
- the aroA gene encoding 3-phosphoshikimate 1-carboxyvinyltransferase has protein sequence MSAWQAPSTRAPVHATVTVPGSKSQTNRTLILAALAAAQGQGGSTIAGALRSRDTDLMIGALKTLGLSVAGAGSDLTVSGRIAPAPDARVDCGLAGTVLRFVPPLAALSDTPVVFDGDEQARARPIAPLLDALRGLGVPVDGSGLPFQVRGSGAVAGGTVAIDASASSQFVSGLLLSSASFTEGLTVQHTGASLPSAPHIAMTVAMLRQAGVEVDDSVANRWQVLPGMVRARHWEVEPDLTNAVAFLAAAVVTGGTVRITGWPQTSVQPAEHILDVLKMTGAVVAQVDSVLEVQGATGYDGFDVDLRDVGELTPTVAALAALAAPGATSRLTGIAHLRGHETDRLAALSTEINRLGGDCRETEDGLVVTAAPLGHGLWHAYADHRMAMAGAIVGLRVPGVEVDDIAATTKTLPEFPRLWREMVGA, from the coding sequence GTGAGCGCATGGCAGGCCCCCTCCACTCGTGCACCGGTGCACGCGACAGTGACCGTTCCCGGCTCGAAATCCCAGACCAACCGCACGCTGATACTGGCCGCGCTGGCCGCCGCCCAGGGCCAGGGCGGCTCGACCATCGCCGGCGCGCTGCGCAGCCGCGACACCGACCTGATGATCGGTGCGCTGAAAACCTTGGGCCTGAGCGTGGCGGGCGCCGGGTCCGACCTGACGGTCAGCGGCCGCATCGCCCCCGCCCCGGATGCGCGAGTGGACTGCGGCCTGGCCGGTACGGTGCTTCGTTTCGTGCCGCCGCTGGCAGCGTTGAGCGACACCCCGGTCGTCTTCGACGGAGACGAGCAGGCCCGCGCCCGGCCCATCGCCCCGTTGCTCGACGCCCTGCGCGGACTGGGTGTTCCGGTCGACGGTTCGGGGCTGCCGTTCCAAGTGCGGGGCAGCGGCGCGGTGGCCGGCGGCACCGTGGCCATCGACGCGTCGGCGTCCTCACAGTTCGTCTCGGGCCTGCTGCTGTCCAGCGCGTCGTTCACCGAGGGCCTGACCGTCCAACACACCGGCGCGTCGCTCCCCTCGGCGCCGCACATCGCGATGACGGTGGCGATGCTGCGCCAGGCCGGCGTGGAAGTCGACGATTCGGTTGCCAACCGCTGGCAGGTCCTACCGGGTATGGTCAGGGCCCGGCACTGGGAGGTGGAACCGGATCTGACCAACGCGGTCGCGTTCCTCGCGGCGGCGGTCGTTACCGGCGGCACGGTACGCATCACCGGCTGGCCACAGACCAGCGTTCAGCCGGCCGAACATATCCTGGACGTGCTCAAGATGACCGGTGCCGTTGTCGCACAGGTCGATTCGGTTCTCGAAGTCCAGGGCGCGACGGGGTATGACGGATTCGACGTCGACCTGCGCGACGTCGGCGAGCTCACCCCGACGGTGGCCGCGTTGGCTGCACTGGCCGCCCCGGGCGCGACGTCCCGGCTGACCGGCATCGCGCATCTGCGCGGCCACGAGACCGACCGACTGGCCGCGCTGAGTACCGAGATCAACCGCCTGGGCGGCGACTGCCGGGAAACCGAGGACGGCCTGGTGGTCACCGCGGCACCGCTGGGGCATGGTCTCTGGCACGCCTACGCCGACCATCGGATGGCGATGGCGGGCGCCATCGTCGGGTTGCGGGTCCCCGGCGTCGAAGTCGACGACATCGCCGCCACCACCAAGACGCTGCCGGAGTTCCCGCGGCTGTGGCGTGAAATGGTGGGCGCTTGA
- a CDS encoding SOS response-associated peptidase, with amino-acid sequence MCGRFAVTTDPALLAEKIKAIDEATGTDERASEPNYNVAPTTTIATVVTRHDEPDDQATRRVRLMRWGLLPPWVKADADGRPETKGPLLINARADKVATSPAFRASAKSKRCLVPMDGYYEWRPNPDGGTAKKAGKTPFFMHRGDGEPLFAAGLWSVWKPADDASPLLSCTIITTDAVGELAEIHDRMPLMLGEGDWEGWLNPDAPLDPELLQRPPDVHDIEIREVSKLVNNIRNNGPELLEPAAPEHGQMTLL; translated from the coding sequence ATGTGCGGACGTTTCGCAGTCACCACCGATCCGGCCCTGCTGGCCGAGAAGATCAAGGCAATAGACGAGGCCACGGGCACCGACGAACGTGCGTCAGAGCCAAATTACAACGTCGCCCCGACCACCACGATCGCCACCGTGGTCACCCGCCACGACGAGCCCGACGACCAGGCCACCCGCCGAGTCCGGCTGATGCGGTGGGGTCTGCTGCCACCGTGGGTCAAGGCCGACGCGGACGGTAGGCCGGAGACCAAGGGCCCGCTGTTGATCAACGCGCGCGCCGACAAGGTCGCCACCTCGCCGGCCTTCCGGGCCTCGGCTAAGAGCAAGCGCTGCCTGGTGCCGATGGACGGCTACTACGAATGGCGCCCGAACCCTGACGGCGGGACCGCGAAGAAGGCGGGTAAGACCCCGTTCTTCATGCACCGGGGAGACGGCGAACCCTTGTTCGCCGCCGGGTTGTGGTCGGTGTGGAAACCGGCCGACGACGCCTCCCCGCTGCTGAGCTGCACGATCATCACCACCGACGCGGTGGGTGAGCTGGCCGAGATTCACGACCGGATGCCGCTGATGCTGGGTGAGGGCGACTGGGAGGGATGGCTGAACCCGGACGCGCCGCTGGATCCCGAACTGCTGCAGCGGCCGCCGGATGTGCATGACATCGAGATCCGCGAGGTGTCGAAGTTGGTCAACAACATCCGCAACAACGGACCGGAGTTGCTGGAACCGGCCGCGCCGGAGCACGGGCAGATGACGCTGTTGTAG
- a CDS encoding 3-hydroxyacyl-CoA dehydrogenase family protein, which produces MTGNYTYTFEEIQDRPVAVIGAGTLGRRIALMMASRGGTVRIYARRAEQRAEAVRYVTENLPKLLHDRGFGETGSALGAATLPEALDGAWLAVESVPERLDIKIPVWGEIDRAAPPDTIFGTNSSSFPSRLMAEHVRDKTRLCNTHFHMPPQLNALELMSDGQTDRGLLDTLLAVLPEFGVHPFEARQECTGFIFNRVWAAIKRECVAVVAEGVARPEDVDGIFKVNWGFPAGPFQMMDLVGLDVVLDIENNYAQEFPYLPESVRDLLKSYVDAGKLGVKTGEGFYSYRSMP; this is translated from the coding sequence GTGACCGGCAACTACACGTACACGTTCGAGGAAATCCAGGATCGTCCCGTGGCGGTGATCGGCGCCGGCACCTTGGGCCGTCGTATCGCGCTGATGATGGCGAGTCGCGGAGGAACGGTGCGGATCTATGCGCGTCGGGCCGAACAACGCGCCGAGGCGGTCCGATACGTGACGGAGAATCTTCCGAAGCTGTTGCACGACAGAGGTTTCGGCGAGACGGGTAGCGCACTCGGGGCGGCGACGCTGCCGGAGGCGCTCGATGGCGCCTGGCTTGCCGTCGAGTCTGTTCCCGAGCGGCTCGATATCAAGATCCCGGTCTGGGGCGAAATCGACCGGGCCGCGCCACCGGACACCATTTTCGGCACCAATTCGTCGTCTTTTCCCTCGCGGCTGATGGCCGAACATGTTCGCGACAAGACACGGCTGTGCAACACGCACTTCCACATGCCGCCGCAACTCAACGCGTTGGAACTGATGTCGGACGGCCAGACCGACCGTGGTCTGCTCGACACGTTGCTGGCCGTGCTCCCGGAATTCGGTGTGCATCCCTTCGAAGCCCGCCAGGAGTGCACCGGGTTCATCTTCAATCGGGTCTGGGCCGCCATCAAGCGCGAGTGCGTCGCCGTCGTCGCCGAGGGTGTGGCCCGCCCCGAGGATGTCGACGGCATTTTCAAGGTCAACTGGGGCTTCCCGGCGGGACCGTTCCAGATGATGGACCTGGTCGGCCTGGACGTGGTGCTCGACATCGAGAACAACTATGCGCAGGAGTTTCCTTATCTGCCCGAGAGTGTGCGTGACCTGTTGAAGTCCTACGTGGACGCGGGCAAGCTCGGCGTCAAGACGGGCGAGGGTTTCTACAGCTACCGGTCTATGCCCTGA
- a CDS encoding YbaK/EbsC family protein yields MAAAATPALAALTKAGVPHEVVKYDHDSRERSFGAEAVRALTEAGDIAPEQIYKTLVIAVPAGLAVAVVPASSKLSLKAAAAALGAARAGMADRVVAERTTGYVLGAVSPFGQRKRLPTVLDASALDWATVYCSAGRRGWDVAVAPQDLIRVTGAVTADIRA; encoded by the coding sequence GTGGCCGCCGCCGCCACACCGGCTTTGGCCGCGTTGACCAAAGCCGGTGTGCCGCATGAGGTGGTGAAGTACGACCACGATTCCCGCGAACGTTCGTTCGGCGCCGAGGCGGTCAGAGCGCTGACCGAAGCGGGAGACATTGCGCCAGAACAGATCTACAAGACCCTGGTGATCGCGGTGCCGGCGGGCTTGGCGGTAGCCGTCGTGCCGGCCTCGTCGAAGTTGTCGCTGAAAGCGGCGGCCGCGGCACTGGGGGCGGCCAGAGCGGGCATGGCCGACCGGGTCGTGGCCGAGCGCACCACCGGTTACGTTCTGGGCGCTGTCTCCCCCTTCGGGCAGCGCAAGCGACTGCCGACGGTACTCGATGCCAGCGCGCTGGACTGGGCGACCGTGTACTGCAGTGCGGGCCGGCGCGGCTGGGATGTCGCCGTTGCACCGCAGGACCTGATCCGGGTGACCGGTGCCGTCACCGCGGATATCAGGGCATAG
- a CDS encoding SDR family oxidoreductase, producing MSLNGKTMFISGASRGIGLAIAKRAAQDGANVALIAKTAEPHPKLSGTVYTAAKELEEAGGQALPIVGDVRDPDSVQAAVAKTVEQFGGIDICVNNASAINLGSILEVPMKRFDLMNGIQVRGTYAVSQACIPHLKGRENPHILTLSPPVLLDKEWLKPTAYMMAKFGMTLCALGIAEEMREAGIASNTLWPRTLVATAAVQNLLGGDEAMARARKPEVYSDAAYVILNKPSREYTGNMALCEDVLLESGVTDLSVYDCVPGGQLGVDFWVDGVNPPGYSQP from the coding sequence ATGTCCCTTAACGGCAAAACCATGTTCATCTCCGGCGCCAGCCGCGGTATCGGCCTGGCGATCGCCAAACGCGCCGCCCAAGACGGCGCCAACGTCGCCCTGATCGCCAAGACGGCCGAGCCCCACCCGAAGCTCTCCGGCACGGTGTACACCGCCGCCAAGGAGCTGGAGGAAGCGGGCGGACAGGCCCTACCGATCGTCGGGGACGTCCGCGACCCCGACTCGGTCCAGGCCGCCGTGGCCAAGACCGTCGAGCAGTTCGGCGGCATCGACATCTGCGTCAACAACGCCTCGGCCATCAATCTCGGATCGATCCTCGAGGTGCCGATGAAGCGCTTCGACCTGATGAACGGCATCCAGGTGCGCGGCACGTACGCCGTGTCGCAGGCCTGTATCCCGCACCTCAAAGGCCGGGAGAACCCGCACATTCTGACCCTGTCGCCGCCGGTGCTACTGGACAAGGAGTGGCTGAAGCCCACCGCCTACATGATGGCCAAGTTCGGTATGACGTTGTGCGCCTTGGGAATCGCCGAGGAGATGCGCGAAGCGGGCATCGCGTCGAACACGTTGTGGCCGCGCACTCTGGTGGCCACCGCCGCGGTGCAGAACCTGCTCGGCGGCGACGAGGCGATGGCGCGTGCCCGCAAGCCCGAGGTCTACTCCGACGCCGCCTACGTGATCCTCAACAAGCCGTCGCGGGAGTACACCGGCAACATGGCGCTGTGCGAGGACGTGCTGCTCGAATCCGGCGTCACCGACCTGTCGGTCTACGACTGCGTGCCGGGTGGGCAACTCGGCGTGGACTTCTGGGTGGACGGCGTCAACCCGCCGGGATACTCCCAGCCCTGA